The Geothrix oryzae DNA window GGGTGAACGACCTGGTGACCCTGCGCATCACGGAGAGCACCAATGCCATCAGCAAGGCCGATGTGACCACCAAGCGGGACGGCAGCAATAAGCTGAGCAGTCCCAACCTGTTTGGCGCGCTTTCCGGATTCGGCATCGGCAGCAGCACCTCGGACAAGACGACCGCCAACACGAACAAGTTCGCGGGCACCGGGACCACCGGGCGCAGCGCGACCTTCACCACGGTCGTCACCGCCCGGGTGGTCAAGGTCATCGGCAACGGGAACCTGATCGTCGAAGGCTACCGCGACATCCAGCTGAACAACGAGACGCAGCGCCTCTATGTGGCGGGCATGATCGATCCGAACCGGCTCGACAAGGACAA harbors:
- a CDS encoding flagellar basal body L-ring protein FlgH → MRKMLPIALVLVGIGCSIPRRHDPNLVKKPAIPLVEEAPAAQPLSEGSLWRDRPFVADLRAFRVNDLVTLRITESTNAISKADVTTKRDGSNKLSSPNLFGALSGFGIGSSTSDKTTANTNKFAGTGTTGRSATFTTVVTARVVKVIGNGNLIVEGYRDIQLNNETQRLYVAGMIDPNRLDKDNSIASGQVAELRIGYGGQGVVDETLKPGYISRLLAYIWPF